Proteins from one Penaeus vannamei isolate JL-2024 chromosome 8, ASM4276789v1, whole genome shotgun sequence genomic window:
- the LOC138862413 gene encoding trophoblast glycoprotein-like isoform X1, translating to MVLGKMLVVILATAVMSGLCMAATDATGCPVSFRGKCHCGLAYSRYDSFKDKRYTVNCTNTGFSTTDMLHELPEDTEVLIFTGNYVPELPANVLDNLKDYSDLDAIDMSNNNIRFIQGKTFHKVYTVTTLVLDHNDLEITDDKERPRIFSNFEGLERLHLTNAFTERINASDYLLSLEDIFYESKLTELRVLHLEQNEIWSIGRNQKVFCQLPKIEQILLGDNRLVDFDFRIDCLPELRYLDLERNMISRLTDEAMTRLDAFSNKKGSVLQINMEENPFVCDCRSKAFIHWLNSTEIDVLRSTTYKCVDGYPRTNIEKHLQEVQQLTCPSFKSKTSISDDVFTERELEDFHNTHYGDHHITGYSSATIGALSFLLVFTSSLLLAVAYFHRQKLKYLATPVWTFITRYVGYTGIADEETPREVNV from the exons ATG GTGCTAGGGAAGATGCTGGTCGTGATCTTGGCGACGGCTGTCATGAGCGGCCTTTGTATGGCTGCGACGGACGCCACAGGCTGTCCCGTGAGCTTCCGCGGGAAGTGCCACTGCGGCCTGGCTTATTCGCGCTACGACAGCTTCAAAGATAAAAGATACACCGTCAACTGCACAAACACGGGATTCTCGACGACGGACATGCTTCACGAATTACCAGAAGA TACGGAGGTGCTCATCTTCACCGGGAATTACGTGCCGGAACTCCCTGCCAATGTCCTGGACAACTTGAAGGACTACAGTGATCTGGACGCCATCGATATGTCCAATAACAACATCCGCTTCATCCAGGGCAAGACTTTCCATAAG GTCTATACCGTGACAACTTTGGTCCTGGACCATAATGACCTCGAGATCACGGACGACAAAGAGCGGCCCAGGATTTTCAGCAACTTTGAGGGATTAGAACGTCTGCATCTCACCAACGCCTTTACGGAGAGGATTAACGCATCTGATTATCTTCTTAGCCTGGAAGACATTTTCTACGAGAGCAAATTGAC AGAACTGAGAGTTCTTCACTTGGAACAAAACGAGATCTGGTCAATCGGGAGAAACCAAAAGGTGTTCTGCCAGCTTCCCAAAATAGAGCAGATCCTCCTGGGAGACAACAGACTGGTGGATTTCGACTTCAGGATAGATTGTCTTCCTGAATTGCGATATCTTGATTTAGAGAGGAACATGATTTCCAG ACTTACTGACGAGGCAATGACAAGACTAGATGCCTTTTCCAATAAAAAAGGAAGTGTACTGCAGATAAATATGGAAGAAAATCCCTTTGTATGTGACTGTCGCTCCAAGGCCTTCATTCATTGGCTAAACTCAACAGAGATAGATGTGTTGAGAAGCACAACCTACAAATGCGTTGATGGATATCCAAGAACAAATATCGAGAAGCACCTTCAGGAG GTGCAACAGCTGACTTGTCCCTCGTTCAAGAGCAAAACTAGTATCAGCGACGACGTCTTCACGGAACGCGAACTTGAAGATTTCCACAACACCCATTATGGAGATCACCACATCACTGGCTACTCATCAGCAACCATCGGCGCTCTGTCCTTCTTGCTCGTGTTTACTTCTTCTTTGTTGCTAGCCGTGGCCTACTTCCATCGCCAGAAATTAAAGTACTTGGCTACACCTGTCTGGACATTCATAACCAGATACGTTGGCTATACGGGCATTGCCGACGAGGAAACTCCGCGGGAAGTGAATGTCTAG
- the LOC138862413 gene encoding trophoblast glycoprotein-like isoform X2 has product MLVVILATAVMSGLCMAATDATGCPVSFRGKCHCGLAYSRYDSFKDKRYTVNCTNTGFSTTDMLHELPEDTEVLIFTGNYVPELPANVLDNLKDYSDLDAIDMSNNNIRFIQGKTFHKVYTVTTLVLDHNDLEITDDKERPRIFSNFEGLERLHLTNAFTERINASDYLLSLEDIFYESKLTELRVLHLEQNEIWSIGRNQKVFCQLPKIEQILLGDNRLVDFDFRIDCLPELRYLDLERNMISRLTDEAMTRLDAFSNKKGSVLQINMEENPFVCDCRSKAFIHWLNSTEIDVLRSTTYKCVDGYPRTNIEKHLQEVQQLTCPSFKSKTSISDDVFTERELEDFHNTHYGDHHITGYSSATIGALSFLLVFTSSLLLAVAYFHRQKLKYLATPVWTFITRYVGYTGIADEETPREVNV; this is encoded by the exons ATGCTGGTCGTGATCTTGGCGACGGCTGTCATGAGCGGCCTTTGTATGGCTGCGACGGACGCCACAGGCTGTCCCGTGAGCTTCCGCGGGAAGTGCCACTGCGGCCTGGCTTATTCGCGCTACGACAGCTTCAAAGATAAAAGATACACCGTCAACTGCACAAACACGGGATTCTCGACGACGGACATGCTTCACGAATTACCAGAAGA TACGGAGGTGCTCATCTTCACCGGGAATTACGTGCCGGAACTCCCTGCCAATGTCCTGGACAACTTGAAGGACTACAGTGATCTGGACGCCATCGATATGTCCAATAACAACATCCGCTTCATCCAGGGCAAGACTTTCCATAAG GTCTATACCGTGACAACTTTGGTCCTGGACCATAATGACCTCGAGATCACGGACGACAAAGAGCGGCCCAGGATTTTCAGCAACTTTGAGGGATTAGAACGTCTGCATCTCACCAACGCCTTTACGGAGAGGATTAACGCATCTGATTATCTTCTTAGCCTGGAAGACATTTTCTACGAGAGCAAATTGAC AGAACTGAGAGTTCTTCACTTGGAACAAAACGAGATCTGGTCAATCGGGAGAAACCAAAAGGTGTTCTGCCAGCTTCCCAAAATAGAGCAGATCCTCCTGGGAGACAACAGACTGGTGGATTTCGACTTCAGGATAGATTGTCTTCCTGAATTGCGATATCTTGATTTAGAGAGGAACATGATTTCCAG ACTTACTGACGAGGCAATGACAAGACTAGATGCCTTTTCCAATAAAAAAGGAAGTGTACTGCAGATAAATATGGAAGAAAATCCCTTTGTATGTGACTGTCGCTCCAAGGCCTTCATTCATTGGCTAAACTCAACAGAGATAGATGTGTTGAGAAGCACAACCTACAAATGCGTTGATGGATATCCAAGAACAAATATCGAGAAGCACCTTCAGGAG GTGCAACAGCTGACTTGTCCCTCGTTCAAGAGCAAAACTAGTATCAGCGACGACGTCTTCACGGAACGCGAACTTGAAGATTTCCACAACACCCATTATGGAGATCACCACATCACTGGCTACTCATCAGCAACCATCGGCGCTCTGTCCTTCTTGCTCGTGTTTACTTCTTCTTTGTTGCTAGCCGTGGCCTACTTCCATCGCCAGAAATTAAAGTACTTGGCTACACCTGTCTGGACATTCATAACCAGATACGTTGGCTATACGGGCATTGCCGACGAGGAAACTCCGCGGGAAGTGAATGTCTAG
- the LOC113826330 gene encoding astacin: MILVVLLAVAAVASATPTIPRAAQAMYNPKLFQGDIMGIAGQEPGHERAAILGDEYLWSGGVVPYIFGPSVDSYQKSVILAGMSDFHDRTCIRFIERTTQANYLEIVTNDSGCWSYVGTIGGMQRLSLDTNGCIYKGTAIHELMHAIGFYHEHCRNDRDDYVTIHYENVQNGYAYAFDKDTYWRYVGENYNYASIMHYGTYAFSVNWGVAETIVPTDPNVILVEAYDKDHMEQSDANQINNLYASECARRK; this comes from the exons AT GATACTGGTTGTGTTACTGGCGGTTGCGGCCGTGGCGAGCGCGACGCCCACCATTCCGAGGGCGGCGCAAGCCATGTACAACCCTAAGCTCTTCCAGGGCGACATAATGGGCATCGCCGGCCAGGAACCAGGG CATGAACGAGCTGCGATTCTCGGAGACGAGTACCTGTGGTCGGGGGGCGTCGTGCCCTACATATTCGGCCCGTCAGTTg ATTCCTATCAGAAGAGCGTGATCCTGGCGGGGATGTCCGACTTCCACGACCGAACCTGCATCCGCTTCATTGAGCGAACCACCCAAGCAAACTACCTCGAGATCGTCACCAATGATAGCGG GTGTTGGTCATACGTCGGCACCATCGGAGGCATGCAAAGGCTCTCTCTGGACACTAACGGCTGCATCTACAAGGGCACGGCCATCCACGAGCTCATGCACGCCATTGGCTTCTACCACGAGCACTGCCGCAACGACCGTGATGATTACGTGACAATCCACTACGAGAATGTTCAAAATG GGTATGCGTACGCCTTTGACAAGGACACGTACTGGCGCTACGTCGGCGAAAACTACAACTACGCCAGCATCATGCACTACGGCACCTACGCTTTCTCCGTGAACTGGGGCGTCGCCGAAACCATCGTGCCCACGGACCCCAACGTCATTCTCGTGGAGGCCTACGACAAGGACCACATGGAGCAGAGTGACGCCAACCAGATCAACAACTTGTACGCCAGCGAGTGCGCGCGCAGGAAGTAA